The following proteins are encoded in a genomic region of Acidobacteriota bacterium:
- a CDS encoding serine/threonine protein kinase yields MFHEGHQIGPYTLIRRLGRGGFGDVWLAERRSQFLTKKVAVKLPHDDQVDFNTIQREAGLWEEASGHPNVLPIIDAEVYDGQVVIVSEFADGGSLADRLTDLGTTSVKEAVDLTMGILTGLEFLHGKRIIHRDIKPQNILLQGNTPRLADFGISRAMATSGVSSTIIGTDAYMSPEAFDGKRTVQTDIWSTGVVLYQLLNGTLPFPQTHPTERMFAVLTKDFEPLSGDVPSDLKKIVATALAKLPENRFASAAAMREALAQAKVRIDHPTLANTEVFDRSQIPIFAPQSADADPEATVIRVQIPNEQETLVRPAGPEAPASTQLAYPTGSVDTLTSPEALSGDTKQSQWNMYEPPPNSLEVLTNAKKALADNPLAGIIGMGILIVGGFFLLLALYAAVPNKASNNSTRLNINNTLSSNSTNSGSHTANKAANTANNYSGNSNSYSSNTMTSNSNADYRTELGRSAFCRGYTDGWTSAYKDTIGRPPAAGPSVRMKRITRTNRTKAEGRLDIIKD; encoded by the coding sequence ATGTTCCACGAAGGCCATCAGATCGGACCTTACACACTTATCCGTAGACTCGGGCGAGGAGGCTTCGGTGATGTATGGCTAGCAGAGCGAAGGTCGCAGTTCCTAACAAAAAAAGTTGCGGTAAAACTGCCACACGACGATCAGGTTGATTTCAACACTATCCAACGGGAAGCCGGCCTCTGGGAAGAAGCCAGTGGCCACCCGAACGTGCTGCCGATCATCGACGCCGAAGTCTACGACGGCCAGGTCGTCATTGTCAGTGAATTCGCCGACGGCGGTTCGCTTGCCGATAGATTGACCGATCTGGGCACGACATCCGTAAAAGAGGCAGTCGATCTGACGATGGGAATCTTGACCGGCCTTGAGTTCCTACACGGCAAACGCATCATCCATCGAGATATCAAGCCGCAAAATATTCTATTGCAAGGTAACACGCCGCGGCTTGCCGATTTTGGCATCTCACGGGCTATGGCGACATCAGGTGTTAGTTCCACGATCATCGGCACCGACGCATATATGTCGCCCGAGGCATTCGATGGCAAACGCACTGTCCAGACAGACATCTGGTCGACCGGTGTTGTGCTATATCAACTGCTCAACGGCACGCTTCCCTTTCCCCAGACACATCCTACCGAGCGAATGTTTGCAGTTCTCACCAAGGATTTTGAACCGCTTTCTGGTGACGTTCCGAGTGATCTCAAAAAGATCGTCGCGACCGCACTCGCCAAACTGCCCGAGAACCGCTTCGCATCCGCGGCCGCAATGCGCGAGGCGTTGGCTCAGGCGAAAGTGCGTATCGATCACCCGACACTCGCAAATACCGAGGTTTTCGACCGTTCGCAGATACCTATTTTTGCTCCGCAATCGGCTGACGCCGATCCCGAAGCGACGGTCATCCGCGTTCAGATACCGAATGAGCAGGAAACGTTGGTCCGTCCCGCTGGTCCCGAGGCACCCGCCTCGACACAATTAGCTTACCCAACCGGATCAGTAGATACATTGACGTCACCCGAGGCTTTGTCTGGCGATACCAAACAGTCCCAGTGGAACATGTATGAGCCTCCCCCAAACTCCCTGGAAGTGCTTACGAATGCAAAGAAGGCACTCGCCGACAATCCACTAGCCGGGATCATTGGCATGGGAATATTGATCGTCGGCGGTTTTTTCCTGTTGCTTGCGTTGTATGCCGCCGTTCCAAATAAGGCTAGTAATAACTCAACTCGTTTGAACATTAACAACACGTTAAGCTCAAACTCCACCAATAGCGGCTCACATACAGCGAACAAAGCCGCAAACACGGCGAACAACTACAGCGGCAACAGTAATTCGTATTCTTCCAATACGATGACGTCCAACTCGAACGCCGATTACCGCACGGAATTGGGTCGTTCGGCGTTCTGTCGTGGATATACGGACGGATGGACGAGTGCCTATAAAGACACGATCGGCCGGCCGCCTGCAGCGGGCCCGTCTGTCCGGATGAAAAGGATTACAAGGACAAATCGTACGAAGGCGGAAGGACGACTGGATATTATCAAGGATTAG
- a CDS encoding glycogen/starch synthase, with translation MVHNDQDLVRKEANTLRVAVISAEAVPYSKTGGLGDVAGALPKALKQIGIDSLLITPCYWQTKGEYLWKTAIDDLWVTWRGKLSCKGILQ, from the coding sequence CTGGTACACAATGACCAAGACCTGGTTCGAAAGGAAGCGAATACATTGCGCGTAGCCGTCATCTCTGCCGAGGCAGTTCCATATTCAAAGACCGGCGGGCTCGGTGATGTCGCCGGGGCCCTGCCAAAGGCTCTGAAGCAGATCGGCATCGACAGTCTGCTGATAACGCCGTGTTACTGGCAGACGAAGGGCGAATACTTGTGGAAGACGGCGATCGACGACCTCTGGGTCACTTGGCGTGGCAAGCTATCATGCAAAGGCATTTTACAGTGA
- a CDS encoding glycogen synthase: MASYHAKAFYSEANGSPTFLVDAPSLFHRDSIYGYTEDYERFAFFNHAALALLERIGTAPDIVHLNDWHCGFAAVELASRRRYEPFWQNTRTVFSIHNMAYQGGFGLDQLGALGFTSEFARNSFTFNGYASAMKAGLEVSDTLSTVSKRYAHEIQTPEFGHDLDWLTRQRSNRLIGITNGVDYDEWNPATDRELPAHFSFNDLSGKAECKRALLEQFSLPIELDRPIYASVTRLTSQKGVELIRQGANDILASGGFFIALGSGEKDSEKFLQALRDYAPTRVGVYVGYNERLAHLIEAGADIFLMPSKFEPCGLNQMYSLRYGTVPIVRAVGGLDDTVQNWDAVSGTGNGFKFGPFQADKLLEKIYEARFAYADKDAWIKIQRNGMAVDNSWENAAKHYMELYNWTRS, encoded by the coding sequence GTGGCAAGCTATCATGCAAAGGCATTTTACAGTGAGGCAAATGGTTCACCGACGTTTCTGGTCGACGCTCCGTCGCTGTTTCACCGTGACTCTATTTACGGTTACACCGAAGATTACGAACGGTTTGCGTTCTTTAATCACGCGGCATTGGCGTTGCTCGAGAGGATCGGCACGGCACCGGATATTGTTCATCTGAACGATTGGCATTGCGGCTTTGCGGCAGTCGAATTAGCTTCGCGGCGGCGATATGAGCCGTTTTGGCAGAACACACGGACAGTCTTTTCTATCCACAACATGGCGTATCAAGGCGGTTTTGGATTGGACCAACTTGGTGCCCTTGGCTTCACTTCCGAGTTCGCCCGAAATAGCTTTACTTTCAACGGTTACGCCTCGGCAATGAAGGCAGGACTTGAAGTTTCTGACACACTTTCGACCGTCTCAAAACGTTACGCTCACGAAATACAAACTCCCGAATTCGGCCACGATCTTGACTGGTTGACGCGGCAGCGTTCGAACCGCCTTATCGGCATCACGAACGGCGTCGATTACGATGAATGGAACCCTGCCACCGACCGCGAACTGCCGGCTCATTTTTCGTTCAATGATCTCTCAGGCAAGGCCGAGTGTAAACGTGCTTTGCTCGAACAATTTTCTTTGCCGATCGAGCTGGACCGGCCGATCTACGCGAGTGTTACGCGCCTTACGTCGCAGAAAGGTGTCGAATTGATCAGGCAAGGTGCGAATGATATTTTGGCGTCGGGCGGATTTTTTATCGCACTTGGTTCGGGCGAGAAGGACTCGGAGAAATTTTTGCAGGCATTGCGCGATTACGCACCGACGCGTGTCGGCGTGTACGTCGGTTATAATGAAAGGCTCGCGCATCTGATCGAGGCCGGAGCAGATATATTCCTGATGCCGTCGAAATTTGAGCCTTGCGGTTTGAATCAGATGTATTCGCTTCGATACGGCACGGTACCGATCGTTCGTGCGGTCGGCGGCTTGGATGACACTGTGCAGAATTGGGACGCTGTCAGTGGAACCGGCAACGGTTTCAAATTTGGCCCGTTCCAGGCAGATAAACTCCTCGAAAAGATATACGAAGCTCGTTTTGCGTACGCCGACAAAGACGCGTGGATCAAGATCCAACGGAACGGAATGGCGGTCGATAATTCTTGGGAGAACGCGGCGAAGCATTACATGGAACTATACAATTGGACAAGAAGTTAG
- a CDS encoding adenylosuccinate synthase codes for MIIVIIGAQWGDEGKGKVVDLLADRFDIVSRYQGGHNAGHSVYVGDKAFVLRLLPSGIIHEDKTCVLGNGMVIDPKAFFEEVDQIAEKGISVSPERLKVSSRAHLIMPYHRALDHTSEERLGNEKIGTTLRGIGPAYEDKAGRRGIRVADAMDPALLKLRIERNLEEANRIIVLFGQQPLRADEILAEISPLVERLRPFVCETSHFLAEARKAHKKILLEGAQATLLDVDHGTYPYVTSSNPTAGGASVGAGIPPHHISGVLGIVRTYATRVGEGPFPTEMVDAEEDMANLIRQRGNEYGSVTKRPRRCGWFDAVATRYAAELNGFDSVALTKLDVLDALEEVKVCVGYEIDGKRVDTFPAVSSELLKIKPIYETLPGWMSDTVGTTEFDKLPEKAQTYVRFLSDQIGTEIGLISTGPERDQTIILRDSVMEGWFR; via the coding sequence ATGATCATTGTCATTATAGGTGCCCAGTGGGGCGATGAAGGGAAGGGAAAGGTTGTCGATCTGTTGGCCGACCGGTTTGATATCGTGTCGCGTTATCAGGGTGGGCACAATGCCGGTCATAGCGTGTATGTCGGCGATAAAGCCTTTGTTTTGAGGCTGTTGCCGTCGGGCATTATCCACGAAGACAAAACCTGCGTGCTCGGCAACGGCATGGTCATCGACCCGAAAGCATTTTTCGAAGAGGTCGATCAGATCGCTGAAAAGGGAATATCGGTTTCGCCGGAGCGGCTTAAAGTGTCTTCGCGTGCCCATCTGATAATGCCTTATCACCGAGCTCTCGACCATACTTCGGAAGAGCGTTTGGGGAACGAGAAGATCGGCACAACGCTTCGGGGTATCGGCCCTGCGTATGAGGACAAGGCAGGAAGACGTGGTATCCGCGTTGCGGATGCGATGGATCCGGCGTTGCTCAAGCTTCGGATCGAACGAAACCTCGAAGAAGCGAACCGTATTATCGTCCTATTTGGCCAACAGCCGCTGCGGGCCGATGAGATATTGGCGGAAATTTCGCCGCTGGTCGAACGTCTGCGGCCTTTCGTTTGCGAGACCTCGCATTTTCTGGCAGAGGCCCGCAAAGCACACAAAAAGATATTGCTCGAAGGCGCCCAGGCGACGCTGCTCGATGTCGATCACGGCACTTATCCGTATGTTACTTCGTCGAATCCGACGGCCGGCGGTGCGTCGGTCGGGGCGGGAATTCCGCCGCATCATATCAGCGGTGTTCTTGGTATCGTCAGAACTTACGCAACGCGAGTTGGTGAAGGGCCGTTTCCGACCGAAATGGTTGACGCAGAAGAAGATATGGCCAATCTGATCCGGCAACGCGGCAACGAATACGGCTCTGTGACAAAACGCCCGCGACGCTGTGGATGGTTTGATGCGGTCGCGACGCGATATGCTGCCGAGTTGAACGGATTTGATTCGGTCGCTCTGACAAAGCTTGATGTACTCGATGCATTGGAAGAGGTAAAGGTCTGCGTTGGTTACGAGATCGATGGGAAACGCGTTGATACATTTCCCGCCGTTTCAAGCGAATTGCTGAAGATCAAGCCGATCTATGAAACGCTGCCGGGCTGGATGAGTGACACCGTCGGCACGACGGAATTCGATAAGCTGCCCGAAAAAGCTCAAACCTACGTTCGATTCCTTTCGGATCAGATCGGCACAGAGATCGGCCTCATTTCGACCGGGCCGGAACGCGATCAGACGATCATTTTGAGAGATTCGGTGATGGAAGGCTGGTTCAGATAA
- a CDS encoding GNAT family N-acetyltransferase, with amino-acid sequence MNTIGFEVIGFDERFARKFADLNYEWIEKAYTVEEHDREILDHPVEQIIEPGGQIFFAMVDGEPAGTVALIEMGENAFELAKMAVSRTSRARAEQSLMDACIEYSRAKGKNSIILESNTKQVAAIGLYRKYGFVETPLDPNSQFVRANIRMELAISDSKL; translated from the coding sequence ATGAACACGATCGGTTTTGAGGTGATCGGGTTTGACGAGCGATTCGCTCGAAAGTTTGCTGATCTGAATTACGAATGGATCGAAAAGGCGTACACCGTCGAGGAGCACGACCGCGAAATACTCGATCATCCGGTCGAGCAGATCATCGAGCCCGGCGGACAAATATTTTTTGCGATGGTAGACGGCGAGCCGGCCGGAACGGTCGCACTTATCGAAATGGGCGAGAATGCGTTTGAACTTGCCAAAATGGCGGTCTCCCGAACATCGCGGGCTCGGGCTGAGCAATCTTTGATGGACGCGTGTATCGAGTATTCGAGGGCGAAAGGCAAAAATTCGATAATTCTCGAATCGAACACAAAACAGGTTGCCGCGATAGGGCTGTACCGTAAGTACGGCTTTGTCGAAACTCCGCTTGACCCGAATTCTCAGTTTGTCCGTGCGAATATCAGGATGGAACTTGCCATATCCGATTCTAAATTGTAG
- a CDS encoding tetratricopeptide repeat protein: protein MPQHLSQDEIQNYAKRSLPPAELLGADEHLRSCDRCFSMLGGVLRSTDIDQAFFDPEDEGHLSYEQIEAFVDGAIADADREIVELHREVCSACEQQLEELVQIRATLQLENATDNDSIVSRPEPSFWTNISAMPLFRFGIPAFAAIVIGAIAWSFWLFDRPSGGVKAVVDPIANNGFENTNTNSGLANTETAAISGANSASTAPMVSLADGPGMIEIDTDGKLKGLNAPQFESRIKAALINQNIEISTAARELRSKSGVLMSDTQPGVSFALTSPVGKVIESARPQFRWRALDQAESYVVSVYDANFNKVAESPPLKQNSWTSITLKRGNVYQWQVTAQRDGEEIRSPSRPAPDARFRVIDSVAANEIDAAKRNFGSSRLLLGILYANAGLLDDAEREFQALLRRNPNSEAARRLLNKVRSAK from the coding sequence ATGCCGCAACATCTTTCGCAGGACGAAATACAAAATTATGCCAAACGGTCGCTGCCGCCGGCCGAACTCTTGGGCGCGGACGAACACCTGCGATCCTGCGACCGGTGTTTTTCGATGCTCGGCGGAGTTTTGCGTTCGACGGATATCGATCAGGCGTTTTTCGATCCGGAAGACGAGGGCCATCTGTCGTATGAACAGATCGAGGCATTTGTCGACGGAGCGATCGCAGATGCCGACCGCGAGATCGTGGAGCTTCATCGTGAGGTCTGCAGTGCCTGTGAGCAGCAATTGGAAGAGTTGGTGCAGATTCGAGCGACACTGCAATTGGAAAACGCGACGGATAACGATTCGATCGTAAGCCGGCCGGAACCCAGCTTTTGGACAAACATCTCGGCAATGCCTCTTTTTAGATTCGGTATTCCGGCGTTTGCTGCGATAGTGATCGGAGCGATCGCCTGGTCGTTCTGGCTTTTCGATCGCCCGAGCGGCGGTGTCAAGGCGGTCGTGGACCCGATCGCAAACAACGGTTTCGAAAACACAAATACGAATTCAGGTTTGGCAAACACCGAGACCGCCGCGATCTCAGGCGCAAATTCCGCCTCGACTGCTCCTATGGTCTCGCTTGCCGACGGCCCCGGCATGATCGAGATCGACACGGACGGAAAACTCAAGGGTCTCAATGCACCTCAATTCGAATCCCGCATCAAAGCCGCACTGATCAATCAGAATATCGAGATCTCAACCGCTGCGAGGGAGCTGCGTTCCAAGTCAGGCGTTCTGATGAGCGATACGCAGCCGGGCGTTTCGTTTGCGTTGACATCGCCGGTCGGTAAGGTCATCGAATCGGCACGACCTCAATTCCGGTGGAGGGCTCTAGACCAGGCTGAATCGTACGTAGTGTCGGTGTATGATGCGAATTTTAATAAAGTGGCCGAAAGTCCGCCGCTGAAGCAAAACAGTTGGACGTCAATAACGTTGAAACGGGGAAATGTCTACCAATGGCAGGTGACGGCACAGAGAGACGGCGAAGAGATCAGATCGCCCTCACGGCCCGCTCCCGATGCCCGATTTCGAGTGATCGACAGTGTCGCAGCCAACGAGATCGATGCCGCGAAACGAAATTTCGGCAGTTCGCGTCTATTGCTCGGTATTCTGTACGCAAATGCCGGTTTGCTGGATGATGCTGAACGGGAGTTTCAGGCCCTGTTGAGAAGAAATCCGAATTCAGAGGCGGCACGCAGATTGTTGAACAAGGTGCGGTCCGCAAAATAA
- a CDS encoding CHAT domain-containing protein — MVTQIQWYKSGIPYAERMPDNRAISNLIGRIAISYTIMGDFPTARTYHARAFEIRKAMNDLTGIAATISNLGIISVEEGDLSAGIESFTQSLAILDSIKGPETPDLIQRKLRDLRNLGITYQGMGNHVQALAYYSKSLKMSEVAKNETGVYGALFQIASLYNSQGQYELARQTLRRADNVSTDDKISEESIGILGASYLGEEKYEQALNIYHRQLSTGEKEGNKLTQLGKFMDIGNVYLLLGDAEKAGSFFERAERISLEIRAEGRIYGAIVGLARSSVMAGDFDKAIKQAERAKEQFKNLKGIQESWELYGAIGTAYSGLGKPELARLNFQKAIDLVEDQRGFAASGSEEAAGSFSRSITPYQLMVESLVTSGSFEAAYTFTERAKARILLEALGPKVKINGAMSPTESKNEQDLKNAIVSLGKEIQFERSLKIQNTANLRRLETKLDDKRREFQGFRNQIYLDHPELRVQRGEMSPIGLDEAASMLPDLQSAFLEFVVSQKNTFASVITKNSAGRAVIKTYTISAKRKDIAARLEVYRDRLASGDLDFQKVARELYELLLKPAEKELAGKTNIIVIPDGPLWDLPFQALQDGKGKYLVEKAAISYAPSLTALREMRKRAKTRKPSPDAELLAFGNPIVGRSTAERVQRVFMSEKLEPIPEAERLVNSLAKMYGPTRSKVYTGADAREEVAKTESPKYRIVQFATHGILNNVSPMYSHLVLAQNEKNPNEDGLLEAWEMKDLDLKADMVILSACETARGKISGGEGVIGMTWASFIAGAPTTVASQWKVESKSTTELMLEFHRQLLTGKGISKSEALRRASLKLMKMPQYKHPSYWAGFVMIGDGS, encoded by the coding sequence ATGGTGACGCAGATCCAGTGGTATAAGTCGGGGATCCCCTATGCTGAACGAATGCCGGATAATAGGGCAATTTCAAATCTAATTGGGCGGATCGCCATTTCTTACACGATCATGGGTGATTTCCCAACCGCACGGACCTATCATGCACGCGCATTCGAGATCAGGAAGGCAATGAACGATCTCACCGGCATTGCGGCAACGATCAGCAATCTCGGGATCATTTCTGTTGAAGAAGGTGACCTCAGCGCGGGAATCGAAAGTTTTACGCAAAGCCTTGCGATCCTCGATTCTATCAAGGGGCCTGAGACACCCGATCTGATCCAGCGAAAGCTCAGGGATCTACGGAATCTTGGTATCACCTATCAAGGCATGGGGAATCACGTGCAAGCCCTGGCCTATTATTCGAAAAGCCTGAAAATGAGTGAGGTTGCAAAGAACGAAACCGGAGTATATGGAGCACTGTTTCAAATTGCGAGTCTTTACAACAGCCAGGGGCAGTATGAGCTTGCGCGTCAGACGCTTAGAAGGGCCGACAATGTATCGACCGACGACAAGATCTCCGAGGAATCGATCGGCATTCTTGGTGCCTCGTATCTTGGTGAAGAAAAATATGAACAGGCATTGAACATCTACCACAGGCAACTTTCCACCGGTGAAAAAGAGGGCAACAAGCTTACACAGCTTGGAAAGTTCATGGATATTGGAAATGTGTATCTGTTGCTTGGTGATGCCGAGAAAGCCGGGTCGTTTTTTGAGCGTGCAGAGCGGATAAGCCTGGAGATCAGAGCAGAAGGAAGAATTTATGGAGCGATCGTCGGTCTGGCCAGATCGAGCGTCATGGCCGGCGATTTTGACAAGGCGATTAAACAGGCCGAACGTGCGAAGGAGCAATTCAAGAACTTGAAGGGCATTCAGGAGAGTTGGGAACTATACGGCGCTATCGGCACGGCCTACTCGGGATTGGGGAAGCCGGAACTCGCACGGCTCAATTTCCAAAAGGCAATAGACTTGGTTGAGGACCAGCGAGGATTCGCCGCTTCAGGGTCCGAAGAAGCCGCGGGATCATTCAGCCGCAGCATTACTCCTTATCAGTTGATGGTCGAATCGCTGGTTACATCTGGTTCCTTTGAGGCAGCGTATACTTTCACGGAAAGGGCAAAGGCCAGGATCCTTTTGGAAGCTCTGGGCCCAAAGGTCAAGATCAACGGTGCGATGTCACCGACCGAAAGTAAGAATGAGCAAGATCTGAAGAATGCGATCGTATCCTTGGGCAAAGAGATCCAGTTTGAGCGAAGCTTAAAAATCCAAAACACCGCTAACTTGCGGCGGCTTGAAACGAAACTCGACGATAAGCGTCGTGAATTTCAAGGTTTTCGAAATCAAATTTATCTTGACCATCCGGAACTGAGAGTGCAACGTGGCGAAATGTCTCCGATCGGCCTTGACGAGGCAGCCTCGATGCTGCCCGACCTTCAAAGTGCTTTTCTTGAGTTTGTCGTTTCGCAGAAAAACACATTTGCGTCCGTAATCACAAAGAATTCGGCGGGCCGGGCGGTCATTAAAACCTATACGATCTCAGCTAAGAGGAAGGACATCGCCGCAAGGCTGGAGGTTTATCGCGACCGCCTGGCGTCGGGCGACCTGGATTTTCAGAAAGTCGCAAGGGAACTTTATGAGCTGCTCCTTAAGCCGGCAGAGAAGGAACTCGCAGGAAAGACGAATATTATCGTCATTCCTGACGGGCCGTTGTGGGATCTGCCGTTTCAGGCATTGCAGGATGGGAAAGGAAAGTACTTGGTCGAAAAGGCAGCCATCTCGTATGCTCCTTCGTTGACGGCATTGCGGGAGATGAGAAAGCGTGCGAAAACGCGAAAGCCGTCGCCGGACGCTGAACTGCTGGCCTTCGGCAATCCGATCGTTGGCAGATCAACGGCCGAACGGGTGCAGAGGGTTTTCATGAGCGAAAAGCTTGAGCCGATACCCGAGGCTGAGCGTTTGGTCAATTCGCTGGCGAAAATGTACGGCCCAACGAGGAGCAAGGTCTATACCGGGGCGGACGCCCGCGAAGAGGTCGCGAAGACCGAGTCGCCTAAGTATCGCATCGTGCAATTCGCAACGCACGGCATACTCAATAACGTTTCGCCGATGTATTCACACCTTGTTCTGGCTCAAAACGAGAAGAACCCTAACGAGGACGGACTGCTCGAGGCCTGGGAGATGAAGGACCTCGACCTGAAAGCCGATATGGTCATACTCTCGGCGTGCGAAACCGCTCGGGGCAAGATCAGCGGCGGGGAGGGCGTGATCGGGATGACATGGGCGTCGTTCATCGCAGGTGCGCCGACAACGGTAGCAAGTCAATGGAAGGTCGAATCAAAGAGTACTACCGAGCTGATGCTCGAATTTCACCGTCAATTGCTCACGGGCAAAGGCATCTCAAAATCTGAGGCCCTGCGTCGTGCATCGCTTAAACTAATGAAGATGCCACAATACAAACATCCATCATACTGGGCCGGTTTCGTCATGATCGGCGACGGTTCGTAG
- a CDS encoding VCBS repeat-containing protein has protein sequence MKKLCLIALILTLLLFASIHSQLNNAQTMISTIIVKSVATKGFELAIPADYIQQDRLTVTPSNGFGSGPVAVSGNTAVIYSGVGFYLYVRAGNVWSQQALLVPSDGASVPSLFPTVGIEGDTIVIGGSGATVNSNLNQGAAYVFVRNGTTWTEQQRLTASDGAAGNRFGCSVAISGESIIVGANGATVNGNSGQGASYVFVRSGSSWSQQTKLIADDGGANNNFGLRVAINGDSAVVTRGYRTSAAIVNPAAYVFVRNGPTWSQQQKLSVCEPSGNGGIQCDFGTSISIDGDNLAVGNFFLNVGNNNAQGGVYVFTRSGTSWSQQQRLTANDGGTDGLFGSAVSIENDTLLVSARADLGVPGSAYIFNRTGAVWSQQQKLQVNVTRDSFGQYASMSGNTLLIASPVDNGTPGNFVGAVYVFTDGSVAPTIRSPFDFDGDSKTDISIFRPTGANGAEWWWSRSSDGGNGAVTFGAGTDAIVPGDYTGDGKADIAVWRPSNGNWFVLRSEDSSFFAFPFGTSGDVPVPADFDGDAKTDAAVFRPSDVTWYISRSSGGTTIAAFGLAGDKPVPADYDGDGKADIAIFRPNGTSGAEWWLQRSTNSTVFAAQFGAATDKAVVGDYTGDSKSDIAIWRPADGNWYVLRSEDQSYYAFPFGTNGDLPTPGDFDGDGKIDAAVFRPSNSTWYAQRSTAGTLIQQFGASGDLPVPNAYVR, from the coding sequence ATGAAAAAGTTATGCCTGATCGCATTGATACTAACCCTACTCTTGTTTGCCTCGATTCACAGCCAGTTGAATAACGCTCAGACAATGATCTCAACTATCATTGTTAAAAGTGTTGCCACAAAAGGGTTTGAATTGGCGATTCCCGCGGATTATATACAGCAAGATCGACTTACCGTAACGCCCTCCAACGGATTTGGGAGTGGACCCGTAGCCGTGAGTGGTAATACTGCGGTCATTTACAGCGGAGTGGGCTTTTATTTATATGTGCGAGCCGGGAATGTTTGGAGTCAACAGGCCCTGCTTGTGCCAAGTGACGGAGCTTCTGTGCCGTCGCTTTTTCCAACTGTCGGTATCGAAGGCGATACGATCGTGATCGGCGGATCCGGCGCGACAGTAAACTCTAACCTCAATCAGGGTGCGGCCTATGTCTTTGTAAGAAACGGCACTACCTGGACAGAGCAGCAACGGCTAACGGCAAGCGACGGTGCAGCAGGAAATCGATTCGGCTGTAGTGTGGCGATCAGTGGGGAATCGATCATCGTCGGAGCCAACGGAGCGACCGTTAACGGTAATTCGGGACAAGGGGCTTCTTATGTATTTGTAAGAAGCGGTTCTTCTTGGTCTCAACAGACTAAACTTATCGCTGATGATGGAGGCGCGAATAACAATTTTGGCCTGCGCGTTGCTATTAACGGAGACTCCGCCGTGGTAACGCGCGGCTACCGAACGTCCGCGGCAATCGTTAATCCCGCGGCCTACGTATTTGTCCGAAACGGTCCTACCTGGTCACAACAGCAAAAACTCTCGGTTTGCGAACCATCCGGAAACGGCGGGATCCAATGCGATTTTGGCACAAGCATATCGATCGATGGCGATAATCTGGCTGTAGGAAACTTCTTTCTTAATGTTGGCAACAATAACGCTCAGGGTGGTGTTTATGTGTTTACCCGTTCTGGCACAAGTTGGTCGCAGCAGCAAAGACTTACAGCCAACGATGGAGGAACCGACGGCCTGTTCGGAAGTGCGGTGAGTATTGAGAATGACACACTTCTAGTCAGTGCCAGGGCAGACCTGGGCGTTCCCGGTTCGGCGTATATTTTTAACCGGACAGGAGCCGTTTGGTCGCAGCAGCAAAAGCTTCAAGTGAACGTAACAAGAGATTCGTTTGGCCAGTACGCTTCAATGAGCGGCAACACTTTGCTGATCGCCAGTCCTGTTGATAACGGTACGCCTGGCAACTTTGTCGGAGCCGTGTATGTTTTTACAGACGGCAGTGTTGCACCGACAATCCGCTCGCCGTTCGATTTTGACGGCGATTCTAAGACGGACATTTCGATCTTTCGGCCTACTGGGGCGAACGGGGCGGAGTGGTGGTGGTCGAGGTCTTCGGATGGCGGGAATGGTGCTGTGACGTTCGGGGCGGGTACAGACGCGATCGTGCCGGGCGATTACACCGGTGACGGCAAGGCGGACATTGCGGTTTGGCGGCCGTCGAACGGCAATTGGTTCGTGCTGCGTAGCGAAGACTCTTCCTTCTTCGCGTTCCCATTCGGCACTAGCGGGGATGTTCCCGTCCCCGCTGATTTTGATGGAGACGCCAAGACGGATGCGGCCGTTTTCAGGCCTTCGGATGTGACGTGGTACATTTCGCGTTCGAGCGGAGGAACGACGATAGCCGCGTTCGGCTTGGCTGGCGACAAGCCTGTTCCGGCCGATTATGACGGCGACGGCAAGGCCGATATCGCGATCTTTCGTCCAAATGGCACCAGCGGTGCAGAATGGTGGCTGCAGCGAAGTACAAACTCGACGGTCTTCGCGGCTCAGTTTGGTGCCGCAACCGACAAAGCGGTCGTGGGTGACTACACCGGCGACAGCAAATCAGACATTGCTATTTGGCGACCGGCCGATGGCAACTGGTATGTGTTGAGAAGCGAAGATCAGTCGTACTATGCATTCCCGTTCGGCACGAACGGTGATCTTCCCACACCGGGCGACTTCGACGGCGACGGCAAGATCGACGCCGCCGTATTCCGCCCGTCAAACTCGACGTGGTACGCTCAGCGTTCGACCGCCGGTACGCTGATCCAGCAATTTGGTGCCTCGGGCGACTTGCCTGTGCCGAATGCTTATGTTCGCTAG